A single region of the Gaiellales bacterium genome encodes:
- a CDS encoding putative glycoside hydrolase produces MISIRHTATKVAKISLGVAAIGAAAGTLTSVAQARRVLPSTRSGIHQFTGLQGRISHHFTSSELATIGRTSDIVTGLAVQIKSYGPAMRHANRHVRFFVYVNGMFAQSSQANEFPNSWYLHTRSGSKIRSGTHGNYLMNPYSRRLSHGARGWAAYVAKQCAAKRKESQLARGCFLDQMSSVGNTAFVSGQPLNPKTHRPFSMKSYMKAVNSVGNRAARSMPIIANSYESGARYYANDTRRVNRTHMKAFEAEHWLGATQPRDAHNLTTWKKNVQMLMSAQRHRKGVLVSFGDMASNLPEWQAYVVASMLLGNNGRVWVHFDSANPNGPASWQLDTRLMHMAIGRPTRTARKVRGYLKNGLYQRPFTHGLVIVNPTSRTVVLKLQRPRRSATGHVTSRVTAAPFSGTVLTG; encoded by the coding sequence ATGATCTCCATCCGACACACGGCCACCAAGGTGGCCAAAATCTCGCTCGGCGTCGCGGCCATCGGCGCGGCCGCTGGAACACTGACGAGCGTCGCGCAGGCTCGCCGGGTACTCCCGTCGACGAGGTCCGGCATCCACCAGTTCACCGGCTTGCAGGGCAGGATCAGCCACCACTTCACCTCATCGGAGCTCGCCACGATCGGGCGCACATCCGACATCGTCACCGGGCTTGCCGTACAGATCAAGTCGTACGGGCCAGCCATGCGACACGCAAACCGCCACGTCCGGTTCTTTGTCTACGTCAACGGCATGTTCGCACAGTCATCGCAGGCAAACGAGTTCCCCAACTCCTGGTACCTGCACACTCGTAGCGGTAGCAAGATCCGGTCAGGGACGCATGGTAACTACCTGATGAACCCCTACTCCCGAAGGCTGTCCCACGGCGCCCGCGGCTGGGCAGCCTACGTCGCCAAGCAGTGCGCTGCGAAGCGCAAGGAGTCACAACTCGCCCGGGGCTGCTTCCTCGACCAGATGTCGTCGGTCGGAAACACCGCGTTCGTCTCTGGCCAACCGCTCAACCCGAAAACCCATCGCCCGTTCAGCATGAAGTCCTACATGAAAGCCGTCAACAGCGTCGGCAACCGAGCGGCGCGCTCGATGCCGATCATCGCCAACTCATACGAGTCCGGGGCCCGCTACTACGCCAACGACACCCGGCGCGTCAACCGCACCCACATGAAGGCCTTCGAGGCCGAGCACTGGCTGGGCGCCACGCAGCCGCGGGACGCCCATAACCTGACCACCTGGAAGAAGAACGTGCAGATGCTGATGTCCGCGCAGCGCCACCGCAAGGGGGTGCTTGTCAGCTTCGGCGACATGGCCTCCAACCTGCCAGAATGGCAAGCCTACGTCGTCGCCAGCATGCTGCTCGGAAACAACGGCCGCGTCTGGGTGCACTTCGACTCCGCCAACCCGAACGGTCCCGCATCCTGGCAACTCGACACGCGCCTCATGCACATGGCCATCGGACGCCCGACGCGTACAGCCCGGAAAGTCCGTGGCTACCTCAAAAACGGCCTATACCAGCGACCCTTCACCCACGGCCTGGTGATCGTCAACCCCACCAGCCGAACAGTCGTCCTCAAGCTCCAGCGCCCACGACGAAGCGCCACCGGCCACGTCACGTCCCGCGTCACCGCGGCCCCCTTCAGCGGCACGGTACTCACCGGATGA
- a CDS encoding calcium-binding protein, whose protein sequence is MGVRAVAAITAAAIMLACAGSASAGVVAPPVGCTITGTTGDDTLNGTSGADVICGLGGADTINGLGGNDVIIAGEGVDTVSGGAGRDIVSLGAGDDSARGTKGADVLWDGRGADTLRGGSGRDVLFGGDGKDTLIGGADADRIEARDYVSGNDHVSAGRGADLCAVDPGDSASSCGHRRCTITGTKHADTLIGTSGADVICGLGGNDVIKGRGGNDILVGGGGDDHLNGGRGKDVLSGGTGNDVMTGRRGNDTLNDGGGNDTVGGGVGNDVLLSGNGDDVLHGGDGADVLIARDNIGANDSADGGTGTNTCVADVGDTLANC, encoded by the coding sequence ATGGGGGTTCGAGCCGTTGCTGCGATCACTGCCGCGGCCATCATGTTGGCGTGCGCGGGATCTGCGTCTGCTGGGGTGGTTGCGCCGCCGGTTGGATGCACGATCACGGGCACGACGGGCGATGACACGCTGAACGGCACGTCGGGGGCTGACGTGATCTGCGGCCTTGGTGGAGCGGACACGATTAACGGGCTGGGTGGCAACGACGTGATCATTGCCGGTGAGGGAGTGGACACGGTCTCTGGCGGCGCCGGAAGGGATATCGTGTCGCTGGGAGCCGGGGACGACAGCGCTCGGGGTACGAAAGGCGCGGATGTGCTGTGGGATGGGCGCGGCGCCGACACGCTCCGGGGAGGATCTGGCCGAGATGTGCTGTTCGGCGGCGATGGCAAGGACACCCTGATCGGGGGTGCCGATGCCGATCGGATTGAGGCGCGTGACTACGTCAGTGGCAACGATCACGTCAGTGCGGGTCGCGGCGCCGACCTGTGTGCCGTGGATCCCGGTGATTCGGCTAGCAGTTGCGGGCATCGTCGCTGCACGATCACCGGCACGAAGCACGCGGACACGCTGATTGGAACCTCGGGTGCCGACGTCATCTGCGGGCTGGGCGGCAACGACGTCATCAAGGGCCGCGGTGGAAACGACATCCTCGTTGGCGGTGGTGGGGATGACCACCTGAACGGCGGACGAGGCAAGGACGTTCTCTCAGGCGGCACGGGCAACGACGTCATGACCGGCCGCCGAGGCAACGACACGCTGAACGACGGTGGCGGCAACGACACGGTGGGCGGCGGGGTCGGTAACGACGTACTGCTGTCGGGCAACGGGGATGACGTGCTCCACGGCGGCGACGGCGCTGACGTGCTGATCGCCCGCGACAACATTGGTGCGAATGACAGCGCGGACGGCGGTACCGGCACGAACACGTGTGTGGCCGACGTGGGAGACACGCTGGCCAACTGTTGA